TTCTTCATTGAAGAATTTACCAGCCTTTTCGCGATCGTCTTCATTATGAGCTAGAATTATGTTTGTTAAGCATGAATCAACTCTATCTTCTGCTTTGTAGACTACATCTTTGatcttattttctaaaattttgagattttcaaTATCATTGGCTTCATTTGTTGTATCCTCAAGAAAAACTTGAAGAGTACATAGACTTTGATAAGAAGATTCAACATGTTGTTGTATAAAACTTTCACAAATCAAAGGTGATTTAGCTTGCAAGAGTTGCTTAAGAGTTTGCATAAGTGAGGAAATACAACAATAGgccatttttctctctctagagtttttgtgtttctttttctattgtAATAACCACTTGTTTTGGTTAGTCAAAGTATATGAAAGTATAtgagtatttatatatatagtacataTTACAATTGTGGTAGGTTTTGATATATCAAATCCTAATAGGCTTGGGAATCCCTTTCCTACTAATATCGGGATTAATTTTAGTTTgagtttatttcatatttaattgaaataaaattataatataggtTATTCGGGATTTTAAGATAATTTATAgtgaaattattttaagataatttGTTCTCGAACCAACGAATCTTAAATGTGCtccttcttatttttctttgaactagtttaatgttattttaaattttcttatcaGTTTCATCTTCAGATCAATTACACTATGTCTGAAACACAAACTAATGCTAAGTGGGATAATGATGCTCATCTCAAATTTATAGAGTTACGTGAATTAGAGATTAGGAAATGAAATAGACCAAACACTCATTTATCTAAAGATGGATGGAAAAATACGATTAAAGCATTCTATGAAAAAACGGGAAGACgttatacaaaaatacaaatgaaaaatCATTGGGATGGCATGAAAGCTGAGTGGACTCTTTTTAAGCAATTGATGAGAGGAGATACAGGTATAGGATGGGATGCcactaaaaatacaattatgGCAGATGATGATTGGTGGAAGCGAAAAATTAAGGTACAGTTTTCACGTtgttttatatatctttttatttattttaaagttacatttttacttacttaaatttgttgtttcattttttgttaTAGGAGGATGTTCGATATAGAAAATTTAGGAATAAGGATCTTTCACTGATATGGTTTCGCTATGATGCATTATTTTCAGATATTGTTGCTACGGGGGGAAGAGCACGTGCCTCAAATCAATCCCAATTTTTTGAAAGTGAGGTAGATTGTGACGAAGAAAGACAAAATGGTATTGATAATGATGATATGGAGCACTtcattaatactaataatgaagggggtgatgaaaGTGATGATCCAGAAGAGATGAATTCTTCTATGTTTCCTAAACAATCAGTAAAAAGACCAAATTCAACTGATGGTATTGGAACTAGTAATCAAGTGGAAAAAAGTAAGACAAAATCTACAGCTGCATCAATGAAAGAAGATATGCAATCTTTACTAGAGTTAATGTCTAACAAAAGTACTGCTACATCTCATGCGGTAGATGATCCCACCATTGACAAGTGTATGGATTTTTTGGCAAATATTCCCAATATTTTTGAAAGGGGTGAAATGTACAACTACTTTGTGAACATGTTTCTTAAAAAAGACATTCGACAAGTGTTTCTTAAGATGCCTACGGATGAAGTTCGAAAGTCTTGGATGGAGTATAACTATGAGTTATACCTTAAGAAAGTGTGAAAATGTATTGTTATTGAAAAagtaatttattcttttatgttTGACATTATGCTTGTACGCatgaactttttttattatcttgGATTTTGTTTTGGACATTATCATTGTAtggttaatttattttaagtgaagtttaaatttatctaaatatgtttgttatgttgAATTTATGTAAATGTATATGTTGTGTTGAATTTACATATAGGTGTTTGTTATGTTGAATTTATGTAAATGTAAGCAAGTAAAAATATGTGTCATTACTTGTGAAATAATGAAACTTTtatagttttgattttttttaattgaagatatttttatttgtagtta
This DNA window, taken from Solanum lycopersicum chromosome 5, SLM_r2.1, encodes the following:
- the LOC138348393 gene encoding L10-interacting MYB domain-containing protein-like, which translates into the protein MKNHWDGMKAEWTLFKQLMRGDTGIGWDATKNTIMADDDWWKRKIKEDVRYRKFRNKDLSLIWFRYDALFSDIVATGGRARASNQSQFFESEVDCDEERQNGIDNDDMEHFINTNNEGGDESDDPEEMNSSMFPKQSVKRPNSTDGIGTSNQVEKSKTKSTAASMKEDMQSLLELMSNKSTATSHAVDDPTIDKCMDFLANIPNIFERGEMYNYFVNMFLKKDIRQVFLKMPTDEVRKSWMEYNYELYLKKV